From a single Adhaeribacter swui genomic region:
- a CDS encoding L-rhamnose mutarotase, which produces MKRYCLALDLHDNPELIAQYEHWHKPENFRPEIKQSILEAGITNMELYRFGTRLFMIMETDDTFTFERKAALDAANSQVQDWENFVWQFQKPVPGAKPGEKWVLMDNIFKL; this is translated from the coding sequence TTGAAAAGATATTGCTTAGCCCTCGACCTGCATGATAACCCGGAGCTGATTGCGCAATACGAGCATTGGCACAAACCCGAAAACTTCCGTCCGGAAATAAAACAAAGCATCCTGGAGGCCGGTATTACCAACATGGAGCTTTACCGCTTCGGCACCCGCTTGTTCATGATTATGGAAACCGACGACACCTTCACCTTCGAACGCAAAGCCGCCTTGGACGCCGCTAACTCCCAGGTTCAGGATTGGGAAAACTTTGTCTGGCAATTTCAAAAACCCGTACCCGGCGCTAAACCTGGCGAGAAATGGGTTTTGATGGACAATATTTTTAAGTTATGA
- a CDS encoding PVC-type heme-binding CxxCH protein: MEIIKKRSFKVVLTSLGLVAIALLTLQFTQSTSTPLKLSKGSHIILVGNNLGSRMMDFGHFETEMQLRYPDNQLYIRNMCDGGNTPGFRPHSGRVSPWAFPGAEKFQTELAHNSDSQGFYETPDEWITRHKADIIIAFFGYNESFEGKAGLENYKAELDAFVKHTLKQKYNGKTAPQLALVSPIAFEDLSAKYDLPNGKQENVNLALYTEAMKEVAAKNKVLFVNAFTPTKGWYDSTEEFLTIDGSQLSDKGYARFGKLLADQVFGKTAVKNEKNRALVHAAVMEKNWMWHNDLKIPNGVHVYGRRYDPFGPQNYPAELKKIREMTDIRDQAVWQAVKGQKMDVAAADQKTSELPPVPTNYNPEKNGSTEYLYGQDAVNKLKVAPGYKIEMFASEKEFTDLANPCQITFDNKGRLWVATMPTYPHYKPGDKKPNDKIIILEDTNNDGKADKQTTFADGLHLPVGFELAPEGVYISQGTNLMLFRDTNGDDKADVREILLSGFDDHDTHHAHHAYTLDPSGAIYMGEGVFLHTNVETSYGPVRATNGGFYRYNPQRRQLERTAQLSIPNPWGIAFDDWGQNFFAETSSPDVRWMMPGSVKSRYGVATHKSEQLIEDKHRVRPTSGLEFISSRHFPDDVQGDLIINNTIGFLGTKQHTLKDDGTGYISKHKQDLLISEDRNFRPVDMEIAPDGSLYIADWHNVLIGHMQHNARDPLRDHVHGRIYRITYPGRPLVKPAKVAGASIDELLENLKLPEYRTRYRTRRELRGRPVEEVLSHLKTWTAKLDKNDPKYEHHLLEALWVSWGMNKVDQGLLRQMLQAKDYHARAAAVRVVRYTGHQVPNQADLLMQAARDEHGRVRLEAIVAASWLTKEKGLPILAEAAKKPLDNWMIHAHETAVAHLNGREVEQKKEEVVKTDLKGAERDLLIKGKEIYAREGFCGTCHQPDGKGLASSGFPPLTGTNWVLGNEDRIIKIVLKGLHGPIEVQGKKYPGQVPMTPFGGMLKDDEVAAVITYVRNSFGNKAPAVTPDKVKMVRASIKDKTGFYSPDELLKQHPLENGVQ; the protein is encoded by the coding sequence ATGGAAATAATTAAAAAAAGAAGTTTTAAGGTCGTGCTTACGAGTTTGGGGCTGGTGGCCATAGCGCTACTTACCCTGCAATTTACCCAGTCAACCTCTACGCCTTTAAAACTCAGCAAAGGATCGCATATTATTTTGGTGGGCAATAACCTGGGTTCCCGCATGATGGACTTCGGGCATTTTGAAACCGAAATGCAGTTGCGCTACCCTGATAACCAATTGTACATCCGCAACATGTGCGATGGGGGCAACACGCCTGGCTTCCGGCCACATTCCGGTCGGGTATCGCCGTGGGCATTTCCGGGCGCCGAAAAATTTCAAACCGAACTGGCGCATAACTCCGACAGCCAGGGTTTTTACGAAACTCCCGACGAGTGGATTACCCGCCACAAAGCCGACATTATCATTGCTTTTTTTGGCTACAACGAATCGTTTGAAGGCAAAGCAGGACTGGAAAATTACAAAGCCGAACTGGATGCCTTTGTGAAACATACTTTAAAACAAAAGTACAACGGTAAAACCGCGCCGCAACTAGCTTTAGTGTCGCCGATTGCTTTCGAAGATCTTTCCGCTAAGTACGATCTGCCCAACGGCAAACAAGAAAACGTAAACCTGGCTTTGTACACCGAAGCCATGAAAGAAGTAGCTGCTAAAAACAAGGTACTTTTTGTAAATGCGTTTACGCCCACCAAAGGTTGGTACGATTCTACCGAAGAATTTTTAACCATTGATGGTTCGCAGTTAAGCGATAAAGGATACGCCCGCTTCGGTAAACTATTGGCCGATCAGGTTTTTGGCAAAACAGCCGTGAAAAACGAGAAAAACCGGGCTTTGGTACACGCCGCTGTAATGGAGAAAAACTGGATGTGGCACAATGATTTAAAAATTCCGAATGGCGTGCACGTGTATGGCCGACGCTACGATCCTTTTGGGCCGCAGAACTATCCGGCCGAATTAAAGAAAATCCGGGAAATGACCGATATCCGCGATCAGGCAGTTTGGCAAGCGGTAAAAGGACAAAAAATGGATGTAGCCGCTGCCGACCAGAAAACTTCGGAGTTGCCACCGGTACCTACCAACTATAACCCAGAGAAAAACGGCAGCACAGAATATTTGTACGGGCAAGATGCGGTAAATAAGTTAAAAGTAGCGCCCGGTTATAAAATCGAAATGTTCGCTTCCGAAAAAGAATTCACCGATTTAGCTAACCCCTGTCAGATCACTTTCGATAATAAAGGCCGTCTGTGGGTAGCCACCATGCCTACTTACCCCCATTACAAGCCTGGCGATAAAAAACCAAACGATAAAATCATTATCCTGGAAGATACCAATAACGATGGCAAAGCCGATAAACAAACTACTTTTGCCGATGGCTTGCATTTACCGGTAGGTTTTGAGTTAGCACCGGAAGGCGTGTATATTTCGCAGGGCACTAATCTGATGCTATTCCGTGATACTAACGGCGACGATAAAGCCGATGTTCGGGAAATCCTTCTGAGTGGTTTCGACGACCACGATACCCACCACGCGCATCATGCTTACACTTTAGATCCATCGGGTGCTATTTACATGGGCGAAGGCGTTTTCCTGCATACCAACGTGGAAACCTCGTATGGTCCGGTGCGGGCGACCAATGGCGGTTTTTACCGCTATAATCCGCAGCGCCGCCAATTAGAGCGTACCGCCCAGCTTTCTATCCCAAACCCCTGGGGCATTGCCTTTGATGATTGGGGACAGAACTTCTTCGCCGAAACCTCCAGCCCCGATGTACGCTGGATGATGCCCGGCAGCGTAAAATCGCGTTACGGCGTAGCTACCCACAAATCCGAACAGTTAATTGAAGACAAGCACCGCGTACGGCCTACTTCCGGTTTAGAATTTATTTCGAGCCGCCATTTCCCGGACGATGTGCAAGGCGATTTAATTATTAACAATACCATTGGCTTTTTAGGTACCAAACAACATACGTTAAAAGACGATGGCACCGGTTATATTAGCAAGCACAAGCAAGACTTGTTAATTTCCGAAGATCGTAACTTCCGGCCCGTAGATATGGAAATTGCCCCGGATGGTTCTTTGTACATAGCTGATTGGCACAATGTATTAATTGGGCACATGCAGCATAACGCCCGCGACCCATTGCGCGACCACGTACACGGCCGTATTTACCGCATTACGTATCCGGGTCGGCCATTGGTGAAACCGGCTAAAGTAGCGGGTGCCAGCATCGACGAATTACTCGAAAATTTAAAATTACCTGAATACCGCACCCGCTATCGTACCCGCCGGGAGTTGCGCGGCCGACCTGTAGAAGAAGTGCTTTCGCATTTAAAAACCTGGACGGCCAAACTAGATAAAAACGATCCGAAATACGAACACCACTTACTCGAAGCCTTATGGGTAAGTTGGGGCATGAACAAAGTAGATCAGGGTTTATTACGGCAAATGTTGCAAGCCAAAGATTACCACGCCCGGGCCGCGGCGGTTCGCGTAGTGCGTTACACCGGCCACCAGGTACCCAACCAGGCCGACTTATTAATGCAAGCTGCCCGCGACGAACACGGCCGGGTACGTTTAGAAGCCATTGTGGCTGCCTCGTGGTTAACGAAAGAAAAAGGTTTACCTATTCTGGCCGAAGCCGCTAAAAAGCCCCTGGATAACTGGATGATCCATGCCCACGAAACCGCCGTAGCGCACCTGAATGGCCGCGAAGTGGAACAGAAAAAAGAAGAAGTAGTTAAAACGGATTTAAAAGGCGCCGAGCGGGATTTGTTAATTAAAGGCAAAGAAATTTACGCCCGCGAAGGGTTTTGCGGCACCTGCCACCAACCCGATGGCAAAGGTTTAGCCTCATCTGGCTTTCCGCCGCTAACCGGTACCAACTGGGTTTTGGGTAATGAAGACCGCATCATTAAAATTGTTTTAAAAGGATTGCACGGCCCTATTGAGGTACAAGGCAAAAAATACCCCGGTCAGGTTCCTATGACACCTTTTGGCGGTATGCTGAAAGACGACGAAGTAGCCGCGGTTATTACTTACGTACGTAACTCTTTTGGTAACAAAGCGCCCGCCGTAACCCCCGACAAAGTAAAAATGGTACGAGCCAGCATTAAAGATAAAACCGGCTTTTATTCGCCGGACGAGCTACTCAAGCAACATCCGCTGGAGAATGGGGTGCAGTAG
- a CDS encoding RagB/SusD family nutrient uptake outer membrane protein — translation MNNTVKKYIHQSFLGIGLLFLSTSCNDFLEETDKSNFTQNTYFTQPKHAESIVNAIYADLRSTTGGGFNGAPWMMLEFATGLANTDLGQAQNSINVRNLVNNSDNSYGGTYWTSSYKGIANANLAVAKIPGITMDESQKAKLLGEARFLRAYYYYNLVRIFGPVPLITEPVDLASKDLYPPKATEEEIYKLIVDDLVAAEAAGLPMTDKTGRVTTGAIKSLLSSVYLTMAGYPLQKGNEYFKKAADKAQEVISSNAYSLFTDYNDLHNEATENSGEHILMVQFAPFIMASGWQTSIIPYNKGISAYSDETGAIYANTDFVQTYEPGDKRAKEKEFYFNEYTLSSDRNTSVNLGGYFIYKFFDPKAQLETTSSGLNWMLMRYAEVLLNYAEAANEAFGGPSPEAYEAVNKIRRRAELPELQGLSQQEFREATWREKWHELSYENKTWFDMVRLRKAFNVKTKQFDDYVGHQFSYGPVLKERELLFPVPTAEIRNNKNLTQNTGY, via the coding sequence ATGAACAACACAGTTAAAAAATATATTCATCAGTCGTTTTTAGGAATTGGGTTATTGTTCTTAAGCACGAGCTGTAATGATTTCCTGGAAGAAACCGATAAGTCTAACTTTACCCAGAATACGTATTTTACCCAGCCCAAACACGCCGAAAGCATTGTAAACGCCATTTACGCCGATTTAAGATCCACAACTGGCGGCGGCTTTAACGGCGCGCCCTGGATGATGCTGGAATTTGCTACCGGCTTAGCCAACACCGATTTAGGTCAGGCGCAGAACAGCATCAACGTCCGGAATCTGGTAAACAACTCCGATAATTCGTACGGCGGTACGTACTGGACCAGCAGCTACAAGGGCATAGCTAATGCCAACCTGGCGGTTGCCAAAATTCCCGGTATTACCATGGATGAAAGCCAGAAAGCCAAGTTATTGGGCGAAGCCCGGTTTTTACGGGCGTATTACTATTATAACCTGGTGCGGATTTTCGGACCGGTGCCTTTAATTACCGAGCCGGTAGATTTAGCTTCTAAAGACTTGTACCCGCCCAAAGCCACCGAAGAAGAAATTTATAAATTAATTGTAGATGACCTAGTTGCCGCCGAAGCCGCTGGGTTGCCGATGACCGATAAAACGGGTAGAGTAACTACGGGCGCTATTAAATCTTTATTATCCAGCGTGTACCTGACCATGGCTGGATACCCCTTACAGAAAGGCAACGAATATTTTAAAAAAGCGGCCGATAAAGCCCAGGAAGTTATTTCGTCGAATGCCTACAGCTTATTTACTGATTACAACGATTTGCACAACGAAGCTACCGAAAATTCCGGCGAGCACATTTTAATGGTGCAGTTTGCGCCGTTTATCATGGCGTCGGGCTGGCAAACTTCTATTATCCCGTACAATAAAGGCATTTCTGCTTACTCCGACGAAACCGGGGCTATTTACGCCAATACCGATTTTGTGCAGACCTACGAACCCGGCGATAAACGGGCCAAAGAAAAAGAATTTTACTTTAACGAGTATACTCTGAGCAGCGACCGGAACACTAGTGTTAATTTAGGCGGTTACTTTATTTATAAGTTTTTTGACCCGAAAGCCCAATTGGAAACCACCAGCAGCGGCTTAAACTGGATGCTGATGCGGTATGCCGAGGTTTTGTTAAATTATGCCGAAGCCGCTAACGAAGCCTTTGGCGGGCCTAGCCCCGAAGCCTACGAAGCTGTTAATAAAATTAGAAGAAGGGCCGAATTGCCGGAGCTGCAAGGTTTAAGCCAGCAAGAGTTCCGGGAAGCTACCTGGCGCGAAAAATGGCATGAGCTGAGTTACGAGAACAAAACCTGGTTTGATATGGTACGCCTGCGCAAAGCCTTTAACGTGAAAACTAAACAGTTCGACGACTACGTGGGGCACCAGTTCTCCTACGGACCTGTGTTAAAAGAGCGCGAGCTTTTATTTCCGGTACCAACCGCCGAAATCCGGAATAATAAAAATCTAACTCAAAATACCGGCTATTAA
- a CDS encoding glycoside hydrolase family 95 protein, translating into MQFVKITLFAFLVALLPLTSIYAQQDLKLWYQQPATIWTDALPVGNGRLGAMVYGRAQEELIHLNEETLWSGGPANLNPNPEAPKYLPQIREALFKEDYKTAAELCKKMQGLYTESYLPLGDLIIKHNFTAEPTDYYRDLDIANATALTRFKINGTQYTREILASASDQVILIRLRADKKGQLNFDATTKSLINFKNAAGGPNELVMKGKAPSHVDPNYVNYNPEPVIYNAQDNCRGMRYELRLKAKNKDGKVTADATGLHVTNATEVVLYISAATSFNGFDKCPDKDGKDESALAQGYLNKAYTKDFDSIRKAHVKDYQGYFNRVSLSLNNNPPVNTPTLEQLMRYTDGASDPALEALYFQYGRYLLISSSRPGGIPANLQGIWNPILRAPWSSNFTTNINVQMNYWPAEMVNLSELHTPLVDFIKNAAVTGKQTAQNFYQAKGWAVHHNSDIWATSNPVGDLGKGDPSWANWALGSPWLSQHLWEHYSYTNDQNYLKNTAYPLMKEAALFCLDWLVEDKNGRLVTAPASSPENIFIDDKGQKGSISIATTMDMEIIWDLFTNVIEASEKLGTDADFRKLIIDKRAKLFPLQIGKKGNLQEWYRDWEDEDPHHRHVSHLFGLHPGRQISPINTPEFANAARKTLEMRGDEGTGWSIAWKINFWARLHDGNHAYKLIRNLLRLTGVEGTNYAKGGGSYSNLFCAHPPFQIDGNFGGVSGMGEMLVQSQAGFIHLLPAIPDVWKEGKVTGMRARGGFEVDMEWKNNKLVATTIRSINGTSTQVRYGDKVIDLNLKPGQSKKLNGNLEG; encoded by the coding sequence ATGCAATTCGTTAAAATTACTTTGTTTGCTTTTCTGGTGGCGCTACTCCCGCTTACGTCCATTTACGCCCAGCAGGATTTAAAACTATGGTACCAGCAACCCGCCACAATCTGGACCGATGCTTTGCCGGTGGGTAATGGCCGGTTAGGCGCCATGGTATACGGCCGGGCGCAGGAAGAACTGATTCATTTAAACGAAGAAACGTTGTGGTCGGGTGGTCCGGCGAATCTCAACCCTAATCCGGAAGCGCCGAAATACTTGCCCCAGATCCGGGAAGCGCTTTTTAAAGAAGATTACAAAACGGCCGCCGAGCTTTGCAAAAAAATGCAGGGCTTGTACACCGAATCGTACCTGCCGCTGGGTGATTTAATTATCAAACATAATTTTACCGCCGAACCCACCGATTATTACCGCGATTTAGATATTGCCAATGCCACGGCTCTAACCCGCTTTAAAATAAATGGTACGCAATACACCCGCGAAATTCTGGCCTCAGCCTCCGATCAGGTAATTCTAATCCGCTTGCGCGCCGATAAAAAGGGCCAGTTGAATTTTGATGCCACTACCAAAAGCTTAATAAATTTTAAAAATGCAGCCGGAGGCCCGAACGAGTTGGTGATGAAAGGCAAAGCGCCCAGCCACGTAGACCCCAATTACGTGAACTACAACCCCGAACCGGTTATCTACAACGCCCAAGACAACTGCCGCGGCATGCGTTACGAACTGCGGCTAAAAGCCAAAAACAAAGATGGTAAAGTTACCGCCGATGCCACCGGCCTGCACGTAACCAACGCCACCGAAGTAGTCCTGTATATCTCGGCCGCCACCAGTTTTAACGGTTTCGATAAATGCCCTGATAAAGACGGCAAAGATGAATCGGCGCTGGCGCAAGGTTACCTCAACAAGGCTTACACCAAAGATTTTGATAGTATCCGCAAAGCGCACGTGAAAGACTACCAAGGTTATTTTAACCGGGTAAGTTTATCGCTCAACAACAACCCGCCGGTAAATACGCCTACCCTGGAGCAGCTCATGCGCTACACCGACGGTGCCTCGGACCCAGCCCTGGAAGCTTTGTATTTTCAATACGGCCGCTATTTACTCATTTCCAGTTCCCGGCCGGGCGGTATTCCGGCTAACTTACAGGGCATCTGGAACCCGATCTTGCGGGCGCCCTGGAGCAGTAATTTTACCACCAACATTAACGTGCAAATGAATTACTGGCCCGCCGAAATGGTAAACCTTTCGGAGCTGCACACGCCGCTGGTCGATTTTATTAAAAACGCAGCGGTTACGGGGAAGCAAACTGCGCAAAACTTTTACCAGGCCAAAGGCTGGGCCGTGCATCACAACTCCGATATCTGGGCCACTTCTAATCCGGTGGGCGATTTAGGAAAAGGCGATCCGTCGTGGGCCAACTGGGCTTTGGGCAGTCCCTGGCTGAGCCAGCATTTGTGGGAGCACTACAGCTACACCAACGACCAGAATTATTTAAAAAATACCGCTTACCCGCTCATGAAAGAGGCCGCGCTTTTTTGCCTGGATTGGCTCGTGGAAGATAAAAATGGCCGCCTGGTAACCGCCCCCGCTTCTTCGCCAGAAAATATTTTCATCGACGATAAAGGCCAGAAAGGCAGCATTTCAATAGCCACCACCATGGACATGGAAATTATCTGGGATTTGTTTACCAACGTAATCGAAGCTTCGGAAAAACTGGGTACCGATGCCGACTTCCGGAAATTAATTATTGATAAACGGGCTAAACTGTTCCCGTTGCAGATTGGCAAAAAAGGCAACTTGCAGGAATGGTACCGCGACTGGGAAGACGAAGATCCGCATCACCGCCACGTGTCGCATTTATTTGGTTTGCACCCCGGTCGCCAGATTTCGCCGATCAACACCCCGGAGTTTGCCAATGCCGCGCGTAAAACTTTAGAAATGCGCGGCGACGAAGGTACCGGCTGGAGCATTGCCTGGAAAATAAACTTCTGGGCCCGCCTGCACGACGGCAATCACGCTTACAAACTCATCCGGAATTTGCTGCGCCTCACCGGGGTAGAAGGCACCAATTACGCCAAAGGCGGCGGTTCTTATTCCAACTTATTCTGCGCCCACCCGCCTTTCCAAATTGATGGTAATTTTGGCGGCGTTTCCGGTATGGGCGAAATGTTGGTACAGAGCCAAGCTGGTTTTATTCATTTATTACCCGCCATTCCAGACGTTTGGAAAGAGGGTAAAGTAACCGGCATGCGCGCCCGCGGTGGTTTTGAAGTAGACATGGAATGGAAAAACAACAAACTGGTAGCTACCACCATCCGCAGCATTAACGGCACCAGCACCCAAGTTCGTTACGGCGATAAAGTAATTGACTTAAACTTAAAACCCGGCCAATCGAAAAAGTTAAACGGCAACCTGGAAGGTTAA
- a CDS encoding zinc-binding alcohol dehydrogenase family protein, with the protein MKTLVCTAPGFLEYTTGQKPVLTPGNAIIKIKRIGVCGTDLHAFEGTQPYFEYPRILGHELAGELVEIEEETDFRIGEAVTFIPYFNCGTCIACRQGKPNCCTTLKVCGVHAHGGMVEYLSVPKSHLVHGEGLSFDELALIEPLAIGAHGIRRAAVQSGEFVLIIGAGPIGLGTMEFARIAGAQVIAMDVNENRLQFCKNQLQISYTINAQNQDVTAQLSEITNGDMPTVVIDATGNLKAINNAFQYLAHGGRYVLIGLQKGDISFSHPEFHKRETTLMSSRNATRQDFEHVISSLKQGLVNPATYITHRVLFSEVKTEFQNWLNPANGVIKAIIELD; encoded by the coding sequence ATGAAGACTCTGGTTTGTACCGCTCCCGGCTTTTTAGAATATACAACCGGCCAAAAGCCCGTTTTAACTCCCGGCAACGCCATTATCAAAATTAAACGGATTGGTGTTTGTGGTACCGATTTGCATGCTTTTGAAGGCACTCAACCGTACTTTGAATACCCGCGCATTTTGGGCCACGAGCTGGCGGGCGAGCTGGTAGAGATTGAGGAAGAAACTGATTTTAGAATCGGCGAAGCGGTTACCTTTATTCCGTACTTTAACTGCGGTACCTGCATTGCTTGCCGCCAAGGCAAACCCAATTGCTGCACCACGCTTAAAGTTTGCGGCGTACACGCCCACGGCGGCATGGTAGAGTACTTATCAGTGCCAAAGTCGCATTTGGTACACGGCGAAGGCTTAAGCTTTGACGAGTTAGCTTTAATAGAACCTTTGGCCATTGGTGCGCATGGCATCCGGAGGGCCGCGGTGCAATCCGGCGAATTTGTGTTAATAATAGGCGCTGGCCCCATTGGCCTAGGCACCATGGAATTTGCCCGCATTGCCGGGGCCCAGGTAATTGCCATGGACGTGAACGAAAACCGCCTGCAATTTTGTAAAAACCAGCTGCAAATATCTTACACGATAAATGCCCAAAACCAGGATGTTACGGCGCAATTGTCAGAAATTACCAACGGCGATATGCCCACAGTAGTAATAGATGCCACCGGCAACTTAAAAGCAATAAACAATGCCTTTCAATACCTGGCGCACGGCGGCCGGTACGTACTTATTGGTTTGCAAAAAGGCGACATTAGCTTTAGCCACCCGGAGTTTCATAAACGCGAAACTACCTTAATGAGCAGCCGCAACGCTACCCGGCAAGATTTTGAACACGTTATCTCCAGCTTAAAACAAGGCTTGGTAAACCCGGCGACGTACATTACCCACCGGGTATTATTTAGCGAGGTAAAGACTGAATTTCAAAACTGGCTGAATCCGGCCAATGGCGTTATAAAAGCAATTATTGAGTTGGATTAA
- a CDS encoding ThuA domain-containing protein, translating to MKNFKILKFLVLFLGLVVLQSTFYACAQTKSSAKKPLIVFVTGDHEYSGELTMPAIAAELEKNYGFRTKVLKASPDHNSEENIPGLEALKDADVAVFFLRWRRLPADQLQHIENYLKTGKPVIGFRTTTHAFNYPKGHELEKWNAFGEMVFNAPPGWGGAAKHTHYGHESSTDVNIIPKEAKNPILTGVQANFHARSWLYRVLPDYPKKGSTWLLMGHAVNPDKEAVENPVAWTGTNSFGSKFFMTTLGHPEDFDLEPVQRLVINSIHWAAGKPVPKKWAGKIAINAPYHGIQASK from the coding sequence ATGAAAAATTTTAAAATTTTAAAATTTCTGGTTTTATTTCTTGGGTTAGTAGTGCTTCAAAGTACTTTTTACGCTTGTGCTCAAACCAAAAGCAGCGCTAAAAAGCCTTTAATTGTATTTGTAACCGGAGACCACGAGTATAGCGGCGAATTAACCATGCCGGCCATTGCCGCCGAACTGGAGAAAAATTACGGTTTCCGGACCAAAGTTTTAAAAGCATCACCGGACCATAACTCCGAAGAAAATATTCCGGGCTTAGAAGCTTTAAAAGACGCCGATGTGGCTGTGTTTTTTTTACGCTGGCGGCGCTTGCCCGCTGATCAACTTCAGCATATCGAAAATTATTTAAAAACCGGTAAACCGGTAATTGGCTTCCGGACTACTACCCACGCCTTTAACTACCCCAAAGGGCACGAACTGGAAAAATGGAATGCTTTCGGCGAAATGGTGTTTAACGCACCTCCGGGTTGGGGCGGGGCTGCCAAACATACCCATTACGGCCACGAATCCAGTACCGATGTCAATATTATTCCCAAGGAAGCGAAGAACCCCATCCTTACCGGTGTGCAGGCTAATTTTCATGCCCGTTCCTGGCTGTACCGGGTGTTGCCCGATTACCCCAAAAAAGGCTCTACCTGGCTGTTAATGGGCCACGCCGTTAACCCGGATAAGGAGGCGGTTGAGAATCCCGTGGCCTGGACCGGCACCAATTCGTTCGGTAGTAAATTTTTCATGACTACCTTAGGCCACCCCGAAGATTTTGATTTAGAACCGGTTCAACGATTAGTGATTAATAGCATTCATTGGGCTGCCGGTAAGCCAGTGCCTAAAAAGTGGGCGGGTAAAATCGCGATTAACGCGCCTTACCACGGTATACAAGCCAGTAAGTAA
- a CDS encoding sugar phosphate isomerase/epimerase family protein, which yields MNKIGFNVLAWSAVVSDEILPTVDRLKEVGYDSVEFYVGSPDAAAYQRVGEHCRSLGLAVSTVSTVGKAENPISDSAEVRAKAVDRLKWVIDRSHDLGAKILCGPLHSAHSVFALHAPEDQEYGWAAEVLHAAGEHAGQAGITFGLEALNRFESYLCNTMEQLSRLLQQIDHPNVRAMFDTHHANIEEKKFAQAIQTIAPYLVHVHISENDRGTPGDGHIHFDDAFSALAGINYQGMLTIEAFSRNDPDFANSIGVWREFSPPWDIAEKGLTFIQQMCQKHGLQ from the coding sequence ATGAATAAAATTGGATTTAATGTGTTGGCCTGGTCGGCGGTAGTATCGGATGAGATTTTGCCTACCGTAGACCGGTTAAAAGAAGTTGGATACGATAGCGTAGAATTTTACGTAGGCTCCCCGGATGCCGCTGCTTACCAACGCGTAGGCGAACATTGCCGGAGTTTAGGGTTAGCAGTAAGTACGGTATCTACGGTAGGCAAAGCCGAAAACCCCATTAGCGACTCGGCCGAAGTGCGGGCAAAAGCAGTAGACCGCTTGAAATGGGTGATTGACCGGAGCCACGATTTAGGTGCCAAAATTTTGTGTGGCCCTTTACACTCGGCGCACTCGGTATTTGCCCTGCATGCGCCCGAAGATCAGGAATACGGCTGGGCCGCCGAAGTACTGCACGCCGCCGGGGAACACGCCGGGCAAGCCGGAATAACTTTTGGCTTAGAAGCGCTAAACCGGTTCGAGAGTTATTTGTGCAATACTATGGAGCAGCTTTCCCGGTTGTTGCAGCAAATCGATCACCCCAACGTACGGGCTATGTTTGATACCCACCACGCCAACATCGAAGAAAAAAAGTTTGCCCAGGCTATTCAAACCATTGCGCCTTACCTGGTGCACGTGCATATCAGCGAGAACGACCGCGGCACGCCCGGCGATGGCCATATCCACTTCGATGATGCTTTTTCGGCTTTAGCCGGAATCAATTACCAGGGCATGCTCACCATCGAAGCTTTTTCCCGCAACGATCCGGATTTTGCCAATTCCATCGGTGTCTGGCGCGAGTTTTCCCCACCTTGGGATATTGCCGAAAAAGGCTTAACGTTTATTCAGCAAATGTGTCAGAAGCACGGGTTGCAGTAG